The stretch of DNA GAGCAGGGGACTCATAAGCCCTTGGTCGGTGGTTCGAATCCGCCCTCCGCTACCAGCCCCGAACTCGCCTCGTGGTTGGAGGACGGCGCTGGCCGGACCGACATCCCAGAAGGCGTATCGCTCGTCCTCGCCGTTTCCGGCGGTCCGGACTCAACGGCCCTCCTGCACGCCGCGGCCGCGGCGGCGCGCGCGCGCGATTGGCAGCTGGTGGTCGCCCATCTCGACCACGGCCTGCGCCCGGAATCGGGAGATGACGCCAGGTTCGTGACCGATGCCGCCGATGCGCTGGCGCTGCCCTGGCGGCTGCGCCGGATCGATGTCGGTGCCAAGGCGAAGCAAGACGGATCCGGGGTGGAGGAGGCAGGCAGGCGGGCGCGCTACGCGTTTCTGGACGAGGTCGCCGACAGCCTGGGGCCGGAATCGCTGGTGGTCACCGCCCACACCGCCGATGACCAGGCCGAGACGGTGCTTTTCAACCTGGCGCGCGGGAGCGGCCAGCACGGGCTGCGTGGCATGCCCGCCCGCCGCGGCCGGATTGTCCGGCCGCTGCTCCACGTCC from Chloroflexota bacterium encodes:
- the tilS gene encoding tRNA lysidine(34) synthetase TilS; the protein is EQGTHKPLVGGSNPPSATSPELASWLEDGAGRTDIPEGVSLVLAVSGGPDSTALLHAAAAAARARDWQLVVAHLDHGLRPESGDDARFVTDAADALALPWRLRRIDVGAKAKQDGSGVEEAGRRARYAFLDEVADSLGPESLVVTAHTADDQAETVLFNLARGSGQHGLRGMPARRGRIVRPLLHVRRSALRAVLDAAGIGYRLDPTNADTDRSRAWVRAEILPALERLNPAAVDALLRFAELAADDDALLDALAAGELARRRDADGAIDWRQPPPHALGRRVLRLAIGDPAPAADRIEAVLSAASGPRGGLIIELGRGRRATIRGRRVRIGP